The DNA sequence ATACGGCGATCCAAACACACTAACTCAAGACATCGGTACGTCTGAACTTGCTCAAGCAACGTCAGCAAACACATGTTTGGTTAACTTCGAGAAGTTCCAAGGCAAACTGCCTCCAGTAACTTCATTCGGTGGTCCAATCGAAGTTTCTTAAGTCTTGTACTTAAGAACCAAGACTAAAGCTTGAATTAAAGCCCCTGTAAGTACTCTTACAGGGGCTTTTTGTTTTTCTAGTGTACGTGTTGGGATTTCTAACTAAGCATTGTAACAGCGCCAGAGGGGCGTTTTTGAGACCAGCTGTAACGTGCTGTTTGAGGTAGGCTGTAGAAACATAAAGCATTAGCATGAAGCCGGAAGGGAATGCACAAAGGACCTGTTGTAAGGGCTTAGGCAGATGGAAACAAAAAGGCCGATACAAAGTACCGACCTAATAGAAACCTATGGAGTAAAGCTAAAACCTTGAATAAAAGCTTAAGCCTCGGATATAAACTTAAGCTTAAATTGTAAACCTAAGCTTAAATTGTAAACCTAAGCTTAAATTGTAAACCTAAGCTCCAATTATAAACCTAAGCTTCGAACGTAAGCCTAAAGTTCGAACATAAACCAGTAACCGTATGCACAAATCAAAGCGGGAACACTGGAATACAAGGTCGCGACAAGAGCGGCTTTCGGTGCCATCGCAATCGCAGGGAATAGCGCATCACCGTCATTAGAAATTGCGTTACCTACCTGAGCTGATAGTGGCAGTGCACCAGAAAGGTATAGGCTAGTGACCAGCAATTGCGGACCACACCCCGGTAGCAATCCCATCAACACTCCCGCCAGGGGGAGCATCATGCCCCAGCTTGAGAATAGCGTCGCAAAATCGACATTTGCTATCACAGAGCCAAATTCGAAGAAAAGAAAAGCAACCACCACCCATGCAGTAACGAAGTTAGTATCTTGAGCCGTTTTTTGTAGTGGATGAGAGCCTACACATTTCTCGTCTTCACTGACGGCTGACTTGTAATCTTCAATTTCACGGGTGAGACCCCATAGAAACATCGAGCTAATCAGCAAAATAGTTCCTGCCCATTCCATCGACATTTCGGGCAAAGCGAGCAACTCATTCACATCCACTTGAAAAGAGCCAAGTAGGGCAACCGCAGCACCTGGAATAATGAGTACAGACCATAGATAACCTTGTAGGTTGATCGCTTTTTTCGATACTGCTTCTTTGTCTTGAGATTGAGAAGCACAGCTTCTCACCGCTTCATTTTTCTCTGCTTTTTTTGGGCGCAAGAAGTCATCTGCGTGAAACAAGTTAATGATTCGACCTGACGCAGTTCCGACAATCACGCCCATCGCCATCATGGCTAAACCAGTCTTGGGTTCGCTTGCAATGAGCAGGAAGGCCGCATCACCCATGGTTGAGACGAGAACAGCAACAACTGCGCCAAATCCGAGTTTGCCCGAGATAAATTGTGTGGTAACCACGATCGCACCGCCACAGCCGGGTAGCGCCCCCATAAGTGCAGCGAATACAACTTGGTTTGAACGGGATTGATGGACGAGCTTGTTGAAGACGTTATCTTTGTTGATATACAGGCTTAACCCGTGGTAAATCGCTAAGGTCAAAGCAACATAACAAGACACGGCCCAAAAGGCGTCTGACAAGGTAGTGACCGTCAATTCTCGCGTGGCAGGCGCCATAACTAAAGCTGCAAGTGAGATAGGTAAAAGCAGGCGCTTAAATGACAGTGAAAACTGAGTTGTTTTCGCAGCGCTACTGCTTGGCAAAAAAGAGATTAGTCGATCCATAGGTGTTACTCAAAATTAGTGGCTTAAGATAAATATATACGAATGATAATAATTATCAATTGCATTTGTTGTTTTTTTATCTATTGTTACCATTGGCTAAACCTACGAAACATGACCAACCTGAAAAAATGAGGTAAAGTATGGCTAATAAAGAGAGACTCTAAAGGTAGAGTCATAATTGTTAGTGTAATAGGAAGAAACATGATTTTAGTTGTTGGTCACAAAAACCCTGATAGTGACAGTATTTGTAGTGCGTTAGTTGCAACAGAGCTTCTTAAAGCTCGTGGCGAGGAAGCGACACCAATTCGCCAAGGCGAGATCAACCGCGAAACTCAACACATTCTAGAAGTCGCTGGTGCTGAAAAACCAGAACTTCGTACTTCTGTTGCTGGTGAAAAAATCTGGCTAGTAGACTACTCAGATCTAGCACAAGCACCGGACGATGTTGCTGAAGCTGAGATCGTAGGTATTGTCGATCACCACCGTTTAGGTGACGCGATGACAGTTAACCCTATGGAAGCTTGGATCTGGCCTGTTGGTTGTACAAATACTGTACTTTTCAACATGTTCAAGATTGAAGGTCACGCTATCTCTCAACAAATCGCTAAACTGATGATGTCTGCAATTCTTTCAGACACGGTTGGTTTTGCTTCTCCAACATGTACTCAAAAAGACAAAGACGCGGTTGCTGAGCTTGCTGAAATCGCTGGCGTGACTGACATTGATGCATTCATCAAAGCGCTTCTAATCGCTAAGACAAACATCGAAGGCCTATCTGCTGCACAACTAGTAGAAAAAGACCTTAAAGGCTACCCATTCAACGGTCGTGATGTTGTTGTTGGTCAAGTTGAGCTTGCGACTCTTGAGCAAGTAGATGGCATGATTGAAGCGCTAGAAGCGGATCTTGAAGAACGTTGTGAGAAAGACGGTCTAGCATTTGCTGCGGTAATGCTAACAGACATCACTACTGCGCAAACTCACCTTCTATACAAAGGCGAGTGGGCTGATAAACTGGTTAAGCACGAGAAAGACGGCGTATTAATGATGGAAAATACATTAAGCCGTAAGAAGCAAGGCTGGCCTTGGTTACAGGGTGAGCTTGTTTAATCAAGTCGCTTAATTATAAACGCCTGCTAATTTAGCAGGCGTTTTTCTTTGAAGTGGATTTTCTTCTTCATCGAAAATGTTTGAAGTTAAAAGCTCTCGGCATAAAATAGCTTTAAGAGCAAAGTTACTGACTAAAGTAGGAAATTAAGATGACTACACAGCTAGACGATAAAAAAATCGCTGAAATCAATAAGTATACGGGTGAGCAACGCCTAAAGTACTGTGTGAAAGAAATCGTAGCGAACCGTGAAGTATGGATCTTAACCGATGAACACGGTTGTGTAATGCTGAACACAGAAGATGAAGACTGTGTTCCAGTATGGCCAAATCAAGAGTTTGCTGAATCTTGGGCTACGGGTGATTGGTCTGAGTGTAAAGCTGAGTCTATCTCGTTGAACAAATGGCACAGCCGTTGGACTAACGGTCTAGAAGACGACGAGCTTGCAGTGGTTGTGTTCCCGAACGAGCAAGAAGAAGGCGTAATCTTGTTCCCTGATGAGTTCGATTTCGAATTAAAGAAGCAAGCTGCTAAGCGCTAATTCTGCCGCAATACAGTTCTTAAGTCAGCGTTGCCTTTTTTAGGCAGCGCTATCATTCAATTATCCCATCTAAGCTATTTACAACGCATTTTCGTTAGTACCCAATCAACTGATACAACGGCGCTTGCTGTGCGGCTTTTGAAGCTTGTTGAAGCACACCTGTTTTACTGTACCTCTTGAGTATCTTTCGAACGACAGGTTTTACTTCAGATTTTGTCATTCCAGCTTTCAATTCTGGTTCATACAACAGCTTTAGTAGTACCACATCTAGTGGTGATAATAAGTCTTCTGGCGTATGGTCATTAAAAATAGAAGGGTAGGCTTTATCTGAATCATTCGGCAGGCCTAGAACCTGTGTGATTTCTTCCACGATACAGGCGACGAGCTTACCTCGAGATCTTGCTTGATCAACGGGAATAACAATCCCAGCGTAAACAATCTCACCTTTAGAATTAGTTCGATAACCCGCCGTGCAAATAGCGTTGTTTAGATGCTGAGTTGATTTGAGTTTGAGCACCGATTTCGCCTCAGATACCCACTGACTTTGCCGCGTGTATATCCATTTTACGTTCGCTTCAGACTCTTTGTTGACGATTGTTATCGGGTGCTGAGTGACTTCGGATAAGTGTCGGATATGAAGCTCTGTGAGCTCTTGATGCAGTTCTTCATCACCCACTCGATGATCGATCCAAATCTTGATCGGTTGTTTCCATTTGGCTAGTGGCTTGTTGCCTTGGGAATATTCGTGTTGAAGTGCGACGTTATAAAAGGCAGTTTCGACGAAGCTTCTATCTAACCAAGTGAGCGGTGTGCTTGCTGCGTTAAAGGAAAACAGCGCCAACAAGAGGGGAAGCATTGAAGCTATTCTTAACATAGTTTTCCCCTCTGTTGAATGTAGCGTGATTCGAGATTAGTGGTTCGGCGCTTTGGAGAAATGGCTCTCAACCAATCTTTGGGTGATTTGGTGAGTTGGGTTGGTCAGCACTTGATCCGTTTCCCCACTCTCAACCACATTACCTTCGTGCATGACGATGATTTTGTCGGTGATGTGCTTAACAATACCAAGGTGTTGAGATACGTAGACGAAGGACACACCCATCTCTTCTTGTAGCTCTAAGAACAAATTGATGATTTGAGAGCGCATTGCCATGTCCAAACCATTCAACGCTTCATCAGCAACGATGATCGATGGTTGAAGAATCAAGGCACGAGCCAAACAAACTCTCTGTTTCTGGCCTGCCGCCAGCATCTGTGGGTAAAAGTAAGCATGTTCCGGTAGTAGACCCACACGTAATAGGGTGTCTTTCACACGACGCATACGGGCTTCTGGTGGCATATTGGTGTTTCGCTTTAATGGACCTTCAAGAATTCGACCAATCTGAATGCGCGGGTTAAGCGAGGTGTTCGGATCTTGGAAGATCATTCGAATCAGCTTACAGCGAGTCGAGTAGTCCTTGTGCTCTAGCTTTTCACCGTTCACACGAATCTCGCCCGCAGTTGGCTCTACCATGCCCGCTAGCATTCTTGCTAATGTCGACTTTCCTGAACCATTCTGACCGATAAAACCAATCGTCTGTCCCGCCTCAAGCGAAAAGCTGACTGGTTTCACTGCCTGATGAATCTTTTTACGGAAAAGACCAGAGCGAGTCGTAAAGTCTTTAGATAAATCAATGACTTCTAATAATGCACTCATGATTTCTTTTTCTTCTCCATATTAAGAGGGAAGTGACAATTGAACTTATGGTTTTTGATTCGTTTGGTATAAGGAATCTCAACACATTGCCTTTGCGCATACGGGCAACGTGGTCCTAGTCGACAACCAATAGGAAGGTGCTGCAACGGAGGGATTGAACCTGGCAAAGACTGTAGCTTCTCTTTATGAGGAATCCAGTCGTTAAAGTCAGGCATCGCTTTCAGTAGAGCGACGGTATATGGGTGTTTAGGTGCATCTAACAGCTTCTGCGTATCCGCTGATTCCACAGACTGACCACAGTACATAACGGTAATGCGAGTTGCCCATTGGGTAATGGTGGTTAAGTCATGGCCGATCAGCACGATGGTCGTGTTATTGATCTGATTCATACGACTCAACAGACGCAATATTTGAGACTGTGTGATCGGATCTAGATCGTTGGTTGGTTCATCAGCGATCAAGACTTTTGGTTTGGCTGCGATCGCCATGGCGATCATGACTTTTTGACACTCACCATCGGTCAACTCATAAGAGTAACTATCCATAAGACGAGAGTGATCTTTAATACCGACTTTGTGCAGTAGAGCGATGGCCTGTTTCTTACGCCATTTGAATCTCTGCCACCACCGACCTTCAAACGAATAGGAAGGAATCGCTTCAATCAGTTGATGGCCCACTTTTTCAGATGGATCAAGACAGGAGGATGGCTCTTGAAAGATCATCGCGATATCACGAGCAATAACTCGGCGTCGTTCTTTGGGTGTCAGTTGCAGGAGGTCGATATTGCCAAGGCGCATTCGGTCGGCAGATACTTTCCAGTTTTCTTTACAAACCCCAACGATCGCTTTTGCAACCAAGCTCTTGCCTGAGCCTGATTCACCTACTAAGCCGCGAATTTCCCCTTCATTGAGGGTAAGACTCATTCTATCAACGGCTTTAACCATCCCTTGAGGGGTCTCAATCTCGATGGTTAGATGTCGAATATCAAGTAAAGGCATTATTCGATTCCTGCATTTAGCGCTTGGCGAACACCTTCACCGACGAGGTTAATCACGATCACTGTAAACATAATGGCTAAACCGGGTAGGGTTACTGTCCATGGTGCGAGGTAAATCAGCTCTACAGAGTCACCCAAGATTGAGCCCCATTCGGTACTTGGTGCTTGAGCGCCAAGCCCTAAGAAACCCAAAGCCGTGATATCAAGAATGGCGACTGACAATGCCAGTGTAATTTCAAGTGCCACCACGGTAAGAATATTAGGAAGGATTGAATTCCATAACAGGTAGAAGTCGTTCGCACCATCAAGGCGAGAAGCCAAAATATAGTCTTTTTCTACCTCAGCGTGCACGGCAATGTATACCGAACGAATAAAGCGTGGAATCAATGCTAAACATAAGGCAAGCAAGATATTAAACTCGCCAAAACCAAGAAACGCCACGAAGATAATTGCTAGTAACAGAGACGGAATCGACATAACGGTATCAAGCAGGTGGTTTAGCGTGCTTGATAGTAATCCACGAGTCATCCCCGCAAGTACGCCAATCAGGCAGCCGATGACCGCTGCAATGAAGGTGATGATAACTGCTGCGCCAAAGGTCAGCTGCGAACCAATGATCAGACGAGAAAGAATATCTCGGCCTAAGTCATCGGTACCTAAGAAATACTCAACTGTTCCTGAGGGATCCCAAGAGGGTGGGGTTAACAGGTGTCCCGTTTGTTCTTGAGCATCATGCGGAGCTAGCCATGGTGAAGTGACGGTGATTAGAATGATTAAGGCCAAACACCACAGTCCAAACATAGCGAGATTATTGCCACGGAAGCTGCGCCAGAAACGCTCGAACTGGGTTGGAATCTGCTCTTCTTGGTAGACGTTATTTGTTAGCATACCATTCCTTCCTTACCAGTGGATTAACCATCGCGCCCAATAGATCGGACAGAATGTTTGCGGTCAAAACCAAGGTTGCTACCACGATTACGCCAGCTTGAATTGAAACGTAATCTTGATTAGATAAAGCATCCAATAACCAGCGGCCAATACCCGGCCAGTTAAAGATAGACTCGGTAATAATAGCGAGCGTTAACATACTTGATAGTTGAACGCCGACCTTAGGAATAATCGGTGGTATCGCATTTCTTAACACGTGTTGCATCACGATCTCTCTGGTAGATAGACCTTTAATTCGCGCCGCGCGGATGTAGTTTTGCGTCATCACTTCAGCCACTGACGCTCTCATCAGTCGAATTACCTGAGTCGTTGGGGCGAGTGCCAATACAAGACAAGGTAACGCCATATGTTCGATAACACTCTGCAGTGCGTGTGCTCGATAACGACCTTCAGCAAAAAAGGCATCAATGATAGCAAAGCCAGTGACGTGTTCAATTTCGTAAAGTAGATCGTATCTGCCGCCCACTGGAAACATTTCAAAGTGTAAAGAGAACACCATGATCATCAGTAGTGCGACCCAAAATATAGGTGCAGAGTAACCAGCCATTGAAGTAAACGATATGGTGGTATCGACAAACTTGCCCTGTCTCATGCCAGCAATAGTGCCGAAAGGGATGCCGATAAACAACGCAAGCACAAAAGCAAAGAAACACAGTTCTAACGTTGCAGGGAATACCACGACAAGCTCATCGATGATAGGCGCTCCGTGTTTGCTCAAGCCAAAGTTCAGTGTCGATAATTCTGTGATGTAGCTAAGCCAACCGGGCCAAAAATCTTGAATCGCCCAAGGTGAGGTTTGGTCTAGTCGAAGCAGAGCGAACCCCACTAACGTCAGGATCCCCAGTGTAATAATGAATAAGTTTACACGTCTTAATGTATACCAAAACATCACTGCACCTCTCTTCTGACTTGATCAAAAGGTTGAGCATTGAACGGGCTCTGCTTAAAGCCACTTAGCGAACGATCGTGCACGCGGAATTGCACGCCATGAGCGAGAGGAATCACAGGAACTTCTTCATTGAGAATGTTTTGGGCTTGTCGATACAAGTTCACACGGTGCCTTTGTTGATTGATCTCTAATGCTAAGTCGAGAAGGAAATCAAAGTCTGAATTACACCACATAGAGACGTTTAATCCTGCTCGTTCTGAGCTACATGAAAGAAGCGGACGTAAGAAGTTGTCCGGGTCGCCCGTATTGCCGATCCAACCTGTGAGCAACAAGTCTGTTGAGGAAATGGATGACAGCTGCGTACGATCAAATCGGTCGTCGGTATAGAGCTTAAGTTCGATACCAATATCAGCTAAATTTGCTTGGATTAATTCTGCCGTTTTCCTTGGGCTCGGATTGTAGGCTCTTGGCTCTAATGGCACCCACATTGAAAGCTCTAGCCCAGGTTCTACCCCGGCTTCTTTAAGAAGCGCAACTGCGTAGTTGCGGTCATAGCGAACTTGAACACTGTCTTTTTGATAAGCCCAAGAAGTAGGGGGAAGTAAGGTGTAGGCTTTTGTACCTGTACCGTAGTACACAGAATCAAGAATGTTCTGACGATTGATAGCTAAGTTCAGCGCTTTGCGCACTCGTGAGTCACGCAGTGCAGGGTGCTCGGTGTTCAGTGCGATGAAAGAGACATTAACCGCAGGCGTGGCGGAAATCTTCAACTCTTCATGTGCTTGAATAATAGGAATCTGACTAGAAATCGGTGAGTTCAATACATCACACTCACTACGAAGTAGCTTGGCAAGAGTCCCTGTCCCACGTTGTGAAGTATCAAACACAACTTGGTCCATTTCTACGTCACCCTTCCAATAGTGCTTGTTCTTTTTCAAGCGTACTAGGTCGTTTATTTGATATTCATCCAAGTAGAAAGGACCTGTGCCAACGGGCTTGGAGTCTATTTCATTTTTTTCATCCGTAGCAATGAGTTTATTGGCATATTCTTTAGAGTGAATGACCGCATAGCTGGTGGCGATATTGTTGAGGAATGAATTGTCTGGGCGACTTAATTGGAATTTCACTGTCAGGTCATCAACCGCAGTGATATCGACGATCAGGTTTTGGAAGTCGATACCAGCAAACCATGGGTATAGGCCGCCGCCCACATAATGAAATGGGTTTGAGCTATCAATGATTCGCTCAAAACTAAAGACCACATCTTGTGCATTCATACTGCGAGTTGGGGTAAACCAGTCTGTGGTTTGAAACGCAACATTAGGGCGCAGTTTGAAAGTGTACTCTGTACCCGATTCATCGACAGACCAGCTTGTTGCCAAGTTCTGTTTTGGTCGATAAGTCATTGGATCAAGAGTGAGCAGTGTATCGAAAATTTGAGGGCTCAGCGATTCTGAGGTAATGCCACTATCAACCAGTTGTGGGTTGAAAGTACTAGGATTACCTTGGCCGCAATAAATGAAGCCTTTTTCACGGATTTGCTCGTGATTCACACTCTCACCACATCCAGCTAAAAAGCTCAGCGTGCAGATGCTCAGTGATAGTCTTATTAGTGCTTTCATAAAAAGAAATACTTTTCGAAACGAGGCGTTAGAGGAGCCTCAAGATCCGGACAATTTAACATTTTATTTATTCGGCTCCAAATAATAATCAAGTGCTGACAGCTATTTATCGTTAGCTTGTCCGACAATCGCGTACTTCCTCACCATTCCACGTAATTGGTTGTAGGTTAATCCAAGTAATTCTGCTGCTTGTTTCTGGTTGTACTTGCTTTGCTTTAGGGCTTGATTGAGCAGCTTGATGTCTTGTTGTTCTTGCCATGCTTTGTAATCAAGTGGCAAAGAAAACGAGCTCTCTGATGAAGTATGGCTGTTGGACGGCGCATTGCCAATTTCATGCGTGGAATCTTGATCTATTTTCCATGCGGGTTTGAATGGGTTAAACACCAAAGATTCAATAGGATATGGGTCTTTACCGTGCTGGTAGACTGCGCGCTCAATAACGTTCTTGAGTTCTCGCACATTCCCTGGCCATGAATAATCTAGCAGCGCCTCTAAGGCAGACGGAGCAAAGCCAACAAACAACTCCAATTCTAATTCACGGCACATCTTAATGGCGTAGTATTCCGCCAGCAGCGTGATGTCTTCTTTTCGCTCTCGAAGAGGGGGAATAGTAATCACGTCAAACGCTAGCCTGTCCAATAAGTCAGCTCTGAATTCGCCCCTTAATGCCATGTCTGGCAAGTCAGCGTTGGTGGCGCAAACCAGTCTTACGTTGGCACTTAAAGCTTTTTGTCCGCCGACACGTTCATACTGCCCGTATTCAATAACGCGCAATAGCTTCTCTTGAACGGCTAGGGGCGTGGTTGCGAGCTCATCAAGAAACAGTGTTCCACCTTCCGCTCTTTCAAATCGACCCTGATGACGACCTTTTGAACCAGTAAAGGAACCAGACTCATGACCAAACAACTCAGAATCAATCAAACCTTCACTGAGCGTTGAGCAATTAAGTGAGATCAACGGCTGATCCCATCGCCTTGAAAGGTAATGCAGCCTTTGAGCTATGAGCTCTTTACCCGTACCACGCTCTCCAATGATCAGGATCGGTCTTTCGATTGGTGCGAGTTGAGATACTTTATCTAAAACGGAGAGAAAACTGGGTGATTCACCAATGAGGTTCTGCTGCATAGCGGGTCCTTGTGCGATTTGAGCGCCGATGGATGTGATTTAGAGAGCTTTATTTAAGTCACGTCATGTAAATAGCTTAAGTATAAGAGTCGTAGTGGTGAAAAATACCAATACTTGGCTAAATTCATCATAGCATGGTTCGGGTTAATCACCATTTTATTGTAAGTGTCTGATAATAAATGGCTTAAAAGTTGGCACGCTACTTGGATTACTTATGTTAGGTTTAACAACAAACGTAAATTTTTGAGCAAGTGGATTGAGAAATCGAATAACGCTTTAAAGAACATTTGCCATCATTGTAATTAAGGAGTTCCTCATGGGTATTTTTTCTCGCTTTGCAGACATTGTAAATTCGAACATCAGTGCACTTTTAGACAAGGCTGAAGATCCTGAAAAGATGATTCGCCTGATTATCCAAGAAATGGAAGATACGCTGGTTGAGGTTCGCACTAACTCCGCTAAAGCTATCGCAGATAAAAAAGAGTTAGCACGTAAAGTTGAAGCTATCGAAACTCAGATTCTAGATTGGCAAAATAAAGCGACACTAGCACTAACTAAACAACGTGAAGATTTAGCTAGAGCGGCGCTAATCGAAAAGCAAAAGCTTGAAGATATAATCAAAAGCCTTCACACAGAGCAAACCTTGGTTCACGAAACCATCGAAAAGCTGACCAGTGAGATTGGCAAGCTTGAAACTAAAATCGTAGAAACTCGCGCAAAGCAGCAAGCATTGATGATTCGTAATAATGCTGCGAGCAATCGTCGTGATGTTCAAAAACATCTGCATTCAAGCAAAACCAACGAAGCAATGGCGAAGTTTGAACAATTCTCGCGTAAAGTGGATGAATTAGAAGCCGAAGCGGACGTTTACGCGAAAACAGGTAACGCAAAATCTTTAGACCAAGAGTTTGCAGAGTTACAAGCTCAAGATGAAATTGAAAAAGAGCTGGCGAAACTGAAGCAACAAGTTGAAAACCGCGATAAATAATTCAGGAGTTGTCTATGTCAACATTTCTAATTGCAGGCCCACTGATTGTCTTTTTAATCTTCGTGGCACCGCTATGGTTGTTCTTACATTACCGCAGCAAGAAGAAATCCAGTAATGGTCTTTCAGAAACGGATCTTCAGCGTTTGCACAAGCTTTCTGCTCAAGCTGAATCAATGCAAGACCGAGTGAAAACACTGGAAAAGATACTGGATGCGGAGTCACCTAACTGGAGACGAAACTATGAGTAGAGAACTGTATCGCGACCCTATTAACGGTAAGCTGTCTGGCGTGTGTGCAGGGTTAGCGAACTATTTTGGCTTGGAAGTGTGGTTGGTTCGCATCTTGGTTATCTCGGCGGCACTGCTTGGTGGTAGCTTTTTGGTGTTATTAGCGTATTTAGCTTTGACATTTATGCTTGAAAAACAACCACCTCAGTATGTCGATCAGATGAAAGCCAAACAAGAGCACACGCTGAAGCAAAAACCTTGGGAAAAAGGGCAAACCGCAGAGTCGTTATTGGGCACTTTAGAGGGTGATTTCCAGAAATTAGAGACCAGTGTCCGCAATATGGAAGCTTATGTGACTTCGGATACTTTCAAAGTCGATCGCGCATTTAAGAACATGTAGTGGTAAACCTGAAAAACATTAGATAACGGTTTAGGGAAATTTATT is a window from the Vibrio splendidus genome containing:
- a CDS encoding ATP-binding cassette domain-containing protein, yielding MSALLEVIDLSKDFTTRSGLFRKKIHQAVKPVSFSLEAGQTIGFIGQNGSGKSTLARMLAGMVEPTAGEIRVNGEKLEHKDYSTRCKLIRMIFQDPNTSLNPRIQIGRILEGPLKRNTNMPPEARMRRVKDTLLRVGLLPEHAYFYPQMLAAGQKQRVCLARALILQPSIIVADEALNGLDMAMRSQIINLFLELQEEMGVSFVYVSQHLGIVKHITDKIIVMHEGNVVESGETDQVLTNPTHQITQRLVESHFSKAPNH
- a CDS encoding putative manganese transporter, with protein sequence MDRLISFLPSSSAAKTTQFSLSFKRLLLPISLAALVMAPATRELTVTTLSDAFWAVSCYVALTLAIYHGLSLYINKDNVFNKLVHQSRSNQVVFAALMGALPGCGGAIVVTTQFISGKLGFGAVVAVLVSTMGDAAFLLIASEPKTGLAMMAMGVIVGTASGRIINLFHADDFLRPKKAEKNEAVRSCASQSQDKEAVSKKAINLQGYLWSVLIIPGAAVALLGSFQVDVNELLALPEMSMEWAGTILLISSMFLWGLTREIEDYKSAVSEDEKCVGSHPLQKTAQDTNFVTAWVVVAFLFFEFGSVIANVDFATLFSSWGMMLPLAGVLMGLLPGCGPQLLVTSLYLSGALPLSAQVGNAISNDGDALFPAIAMAPKAALVATLYSSVPALICAYGYWFMFEL
- a CDS encoding manganese-dependent inorganic pyrophosphatase; translated protein: MILVVGHKNPDSDSICSALVATELLKARGEEATPIRQGEINRETQHILEVAGAEKPELRTSVAGEKIWLVDYSDLAQAPDDVAEAEIVGIVDHHRLGDAMTVNPMEAWIWPVGCTNTVLFNMFKIEGHAISQQIAKLMMSAILSDTVGFASPTCTQKDKDAVAELAEIAGVTDIDAFIKALLIAKTNIEGLSAAQLVEKDLKGYPFNGRDVVVGQVELATLEQVDGMIEALEADLEERCEKDGLAFAAVMLTDITTAQTHLLYKGEWADKLVKHEKDGVLMMENTLSRKKQGWPWLQGELV
- a CDS encoding ABC transporter permease → MFWYTLRRVNLFIITLGILTLVGFALLRLDQTSPWAIQDFWPGWLSYITELSTLNFGLSKHGAPIIDELVVVFPATLELCFFAFVLALFIGIPFGTIAGMRQGKFVDTTISFTSMAGYSAPIFWVALLMIMVFSLHFEMFPVGGRYDLLYEIEHVTGFAIIDAFFAEGRYRAHALQSVIEHMALPCLVLALAPTTQVIRLMRASVAEVMTQNYIRAARIKGLSTREIVMQHVLRNAIPPIIPKVGVQLSSMLTLAIITESIFNWPGIGRWLLDALSNQDYVSIQAGVIVVATLVLTANILSDLLGAMVNPLVRKEWYANK
- the sapC gene encoding putrescine export ABC transporter permease SapC; this encodes MLTNNVYQEEQIPTQFERFWRSFRGNNLAMFGLWCLALIILITVTSPWLAPHDAQEQTGHLLTPPSWDPSGTVEYFLGTDDLGRDILSRLIIGSQLTFGAAVIITFIAAVIGCLIGVLAGMTRGLLSSTLNHLLDTVMSIPSLLLAIIFVAFLGFGEFNILLALCLALIPRFIRSVYIAVHAEVEKDYILASRLDGANDFYLLWNSILPNILTVVALEITLALSVAILDITALGFLGLGAQAPSTEWGSILGDSVELIYLAPWTVTLPGLAIMFTVIVINLVGEGVRQALNAGIE
- a CDS encoding DUF2750 domain-containing protein — translated: MTTQLDDKKIAEINKYTGEQRLKYCVKEIVANREVWILTDEHGCVMLNTEDEDCVPVWPNQEFAESWATGDWSECKAESISLNKWHSRWTNGLEDDELAVVVFPNEQEEGVILFPDEFDFELKKQAAKR
- a CDS encoding DUF2927 domain-containing protein — its product is MLRIASMLPLLLALFSFNAASTPLTWLDRSFVETAFYNVALQHEYSQGNKPLAKWKQPIKIWIDHRVGDEELHQELTELHIRHLSEVTQHPITIVNKESEANVKWIYTRQSQWVSEAKSVLKLKSTQHLNNAICTAGYRTNSKGEIVYAGIVIPVDQARSRGKLVACIVEEITQVLGLPNDSDKAYPSIFNDHTPEDLLSPLDVVLLKLLYEPELKAGMTKSEVKPVVRKILKRYSKTGVLQQASKAAQQAPLYQLIGY
- the sapA gene encoding ABC transporter substrate-binding protein SapA, producing MKALIRLSLSICTLSFLAGCGESVNHEQIREKGFIYCGQGNPSTFNPQLVDSGITSESLSPQIFDTLLTLDPMTYRPKQNLATSWSVDESGTEYTFKLRPNVAFQTTDWFTPTRSMNAQDVVFSFERIIDSSNPFHYVGGGLYPWFAGIDFQNLIVDITAVDDLTVKFQLSRPDNSFLNNIATSYAVIHSKEYANKLIATDEKNEIDSKPVGTGPFYLDEYQINDLVRLKKNKHYWKGDVEMDQVVFDTSQRGTGTLAKLLRSECDVLNSPISSQIPIIQAHEELKISATPAVNVSFIALNTEHPALRDSRVRKALNLAINRQNILDSVYYGTGTKAYTLLPPTSWAYQKDSVQVRYDRNYAVALLKEAGVEPGLELSMWVPLEPRAYNPSPRKTAELIQANLADIGIELKLYTDDRFDRTQLSSISSTDLLLTGWIGNTGDPDNFLRPLLSCSSERAGLNVSMWCNSDFDFLLDLALEINQQRHRVNLYRQAQNILNEEVPVIPLAHGVQFRVHDRSLSGFKQSPFNAQPFDQVRREVQ
- a CDS encoding oligopeptide/dipeptide ABC transporter ATP-binding protein, with product MPLLDIRHLTIEIETPQGMVKAVDRMSLTLNEGEIRGLVGESGSGKSLVAKAIVGVCKENWKVSADRMRLGNIDLLQLTPKERRRVIARDIAMIFQEPSSCLDPSEKVGHQLIEAIPSYSFEGRWWQRFKWRKKQAIALLHKVGIKDHSRLMDSYSYELTDGECQKVMIAMAIAAKPKVLIADEPTNDLDPITQSQILRLLSRMNQINNTTIVLIGHDLTTITQWATRITVMYCGQSVESADTQKLLDAPKHPYTVALLKAMPDFNDWIPHKEKLQSLPGSIPPLQHLPIGCRLGPRCPYAQRQCVEIPYTKRIKNHKFNCHFPLNMEKKKKS